The following is a genomic window from Niveispirillum cyanobacteriorum.
AATTCCGCGGCGAACGCCAGGGTGAAGCCCGCGCCGAGGGTGGCAACGCCCCCACGCGTCGCCCCTTCCGCCAGGGTTGATGCAAGGGCTTCCCTGTCTCACCATCTCTGCTATTCAAATGCAAACGCCCCCATCCGGACCGGATGGGGGCGTTTTGTTTGGGCGGCTCTCGCGTGAAATGTATTGTGGTCGGCAGATACCGGTGAACGGTGACGCTTGCCTGTGCATCATATTGAAACAAGTGGCAAAATCGGTATGATTCTGTATTGATTGTGACGTGTAATCCCTTAAAGGGCTCAAATGTCCAAAATACTCCTAATCGGCGGTTCCGGATATATTGGGACATTTTTGTTACCGCGCCTTATTGCGCGGGGGTTCTGCGTCGATGTGTGTGACATGGGGCTACGTGGTCATCCGCCTGGTCCGGTCCGCTATCCTTTTCCATATGCACAACTTACGGCCCAGGATCTGGAGCCATACGCGAATGTCCTGTGGTTCGCCGGTCATTCCAGCGTCATGACAGCGATCAACGATCCCTGGGGTGCATTGCTCAACAATTGCCTTGAATTGGTGGCGTTGCGATCAAAACTGCCGCCGGATTCAAGGTTGATCTATGCCAGTTCAGCAAGCCTCTATTCAGCAGCCGTCAGTGATCAAGGGCCGGATTTGCCGCTTTCGCGTGAGGATCGCGATCTTGTTGTTAATATTAACGCTTATGATATGTCTAAATTTGTCTTTGACTATATTGCCAAGGGATTTCTGAAGAATTTCATTGGGCTGCGTTTGGGAACAGTTTCTGGCTGCTCGCCGAATATGCGCCCTGAATTGCTGTTCAATGCCATGAATATCTCGGCGCTGAAGGAACGGCGTGTCCGTGTCGCCAACCCGCATGCGTTTCGCAGCATCCTGTTTCTCGACGATCTTTTTGCAGCAGTTCATGCATGCCTGTTACGTCCCGCGCTTCAGGACGGCTTCATCAATCTGGCAAGTGCAACCATGACTGTCGGAGATCTGGGGGGGCAGATCGCTGAATTTCATGGAGCAGCGATTGAGATGATGCCATCGTCGCCGACTTATTCCTTCAAGCTTGATACAAGTAAGGCGCAGGAACAACTCGGCATTATGTTCGACGGTGACATTGCAAAACGATGCGTCCAGTTTACTGCTGAAATGATACCGGCTCGCCCGGTTTAGCTTTTGCGCCTGTGAGGATGGAATGCGTTGTCTTGCCTGCGACAGCAAAAATATTGCTCCGGCACTTGATTTGGGGCAACAGCCGTTGGCCAATCACCTGCTTAAACACGCTGATGAGCCGTTCACCATCCATCCGCTGGGACTGGTTTATTGTCAGGAATGTGGTCACGGGCAGTTGTCCCATTTCGTCCCACCTGAAGATCTCTTCGTGGATTATCTCTACGCAAGCGGCACCAGTGGCTCATTAGGCCGGTATTTCGATTGGTTTT
Proteins encoded in this region:
- a CDS encoding NAD-dependent epimerase/dehydratase family protein, encoding MSKILLIGGSGYIGTFLLPRLIARGFCVDVCDMGLRGHPPGPVRYPFPYAQLTAQDLEPYANVLWFAGHSSVMTAINDPWGALLNNCLELVALRSKLPPDSRLIYASSASLYSAAVSDQGPDLPLSREDRDLVVNINAYDMSKFVFDYIAKGFLKNFIGLRLGTVSGCSPNMRPELLFNAMNISALKERRVRVANPHAFRSILFLDDLFAAVHACLLRPALQDGFINLASATMTVGDLGGQIAEFHGAAIEMMPSSPTYSFKLDTSKAQEQLGIMFDGDIAKRCVQFTAEMIPARPV